From a single Candidatus Saccharibacteria bacterium genomic region:
- a CDS encoding aspartate/glutamate racemase family protein, producing MSAIGILGGMGPQASNKLYELLIKGTQNYTPAAVDDDYPEIVLLNVPVPNFISDKSELPNARQMLIERTKLLEQAGCTVNGIACNTAHILLPELQAVTKVPFLAIPALVADNIKAAGYKRVGLLATPTTLNSTIYDEALADVAEIVRPDTTFAEQIEQYIYKKLNDSLTERERQQFRRQVKTFKEAYNLETIILGCTELPLVYGAIDSADVIDTLQVLADELLKEYFTP from the coding sequence ATGTCCGCCATAGGAATACTTGGCGGTATGGGGCCTCAAGCAAGCAATAAGCTGTATGAGCTACTCATTAAGGGTACGCAGAACTATACGCCTGCCGCCGTTGATGATGACTATCCAGAAATTGTCTTGCTGAACGTCCCCGTACCCAACTTCATATCAGACAAAAGCGAATTGCCAAATGCGAGGCAAATGCTTATCGAACGCACAAAGCTGCTTGAACAAGCAGGCTGTACCGTCAATGGTATCGCCTGTAATACAGCACACATCTTACTGCCCGAACTGCAAGCAGTAACAAAAGTGCCGTTCTTGGCCATACCCGCGTTAGTGGCAGATAACATTAAGGCCGCTGGCTACAAGCGAGTAGGCTTGTTGGCTACGCCCACAACCTTAAACTCTACGATATATGACGAGGCTTTAGCCGATGTCGCTGAAATAGTGCGGCCAGACACTACATTTGCAGAGCAAATTGAGCAATACATCTATAAAAAGCTCAATGACAGTTTGACGGAACGTGAAAGGCAGCAATTTAGGCGACAGGTTAAAACATTTAAGGAAGCGTACAACCTAGAAACAATTATTCTAGGCTGTACAGAATTGCCGCTAGTATACGGTGCCATTGATAGTGCGGATGTCATCGACACGTTGCAAGTTCTAGCCGATGAGCTGCTGAAAGAGTATTTTACTCCTTAG
- a CDS encoding Type 1 glutamine amidotransferase-like domain-containing protein, protein MKLYMSSYRLGDHTEKLKELVGKPAAKVAVCVNALDSTEPDVRNDIVLKRELEDMKSLGYQPEELDLRHYFGKDGIVEKMEQYDLVWFSGGNVFILAKAFKQSGFDKVFRELIETDKLVYAGYSAAFCVLTKSLKGVELVDDKDASAAGYESGEIWDGLGYIDFYPIVHFHSNHHESEAVEKEYEYVVGNNIPHKTFRDGDVYIINGSSQEKLAKE, encoded by the coding sequence ATGAAACTCTATATGTCATCGTATCGCCTCGGAGATCACACCGAAAAACTAAAAGAGCTGGTTGGTAAGCCAGCGGCAAAAGTGGCCGTTTGCGTTAATGCTCTTGATAGTACAGAGCCAGATGTCAGAAATGACATCGTCCTCAAACGAGAACTTGAAGATATGAAAAGCCTCGGCTATCAGCCAGAAGAACTAGATTTACGCCACTATTTTGGCAAAGACGGCATCGTTGAAAAAATGGAGCAATACGACTTAGTTTGGTTCAGTGGTGGAAATGTATTTATACTCGCAAAAGCCTTTAAGCAAAGTGGTTTTGACAAAGTTTTTCGGGAACTCATAGAAACCGACAAACTGGTCTATGCTGGTTATAGTGCAGCGTTCTGTGTACTCACAAAATCGCTCAAAGGCGTTGAGCTGGTCGATGACAAAGACGCAAGCGCAGCAGGCTACGAGTCTGGCGAAATATGGGACGGTTTGGGCTATATAGATTTCTACCCAATCGTACACTTTCACTCAAACCACCACGAGTCCGAAGCAGTCGAAAAGGAATATGAGTATGTTGTGGGCAACAACATACCACATAAAACCTTTCGTGACGGTGATGTTTACATCATCAACGGTTCGAGCCAAGAGAAACTTGCTAAGGAGTAA
- a CDS encoding FAD-dependent oxidoreductase, giving the protein MKHLVIVGGGFAGVRLARKLRRTKNVYITLISDGEEFRYCPALYRSATGHKVGVSRLPLEWMLLDCPNLNLIIDKALSIDVDTKKLNLESGQIIEYDEIVFAIGVVSTFFNIEGLHEYAYGMKTSQEVVKLRKHLHDTLMLDDEASRNFVVVGGGPTGVELAAGLGNYLRKIARKHRRSRKRINIWLVEGAPRLLPVMSERASRIAKRRLEKLGVKIRLNTKVTAGRLDELRTNEGPIPTHAIIWTAGAINNPFFADKADVFPVGERNKIKVNQYLQIRPSIYVIGDNAATKYSGLALTAVQNGNFVYKDITRRLNNKKRKAYNPAKPIQIVPIGDRSAVLQWGRLTIGGILPAILRRFADFIGYSDLMGPLRALTIWRASDTTEDNCQTCARR; this is encoded by the coding sequence ATGAAACATCTTGTAATTGTCGGCGGCGGCTTTGCTGGCGTCCGCTTAGCTAGGAAACTACGCAGGACCAAAAACGTCTATATTACCCTGATAAGCGACGGCGAGGAATTCCGTTACTGCCCGGCACTTTACCGCTCTGCGACCGGCCATAAAGTGGGAGTCTCACGCCTGCCGCTAGAATGGATGCTTTTAGACTGCCCCAACCTCAACCTAATTATCGACAAAGCACTGAGTATCGACGTCGACACCAAGAAGTTAAACCTAGAGTCTGGCCAGATTATCGAATATGACGAGATCGTTTTTGCGATCGGCGTTGTCAGTACTTTCTTCAATATCGAGGGCCTCCACGAATACGCCTACGGCATGAAAACCAGCCAAGAAGTCGTCAAACTTCGCAAGCATTTGCACGACACACTTATGTTAGACGACGAGGCGTCGCGCAACTTTGTGGTGGTCGGTGGTGGCCCAACTGGTGTTGAATTAGCAGCAGGTCTCGGAAACTACCTGCGTAAAATTGCCCGCAAACATCGCCGCAGTCGCAAACGCATCAATATCTGGCTAGTCGAAGGCGCACCGCGGCTTTTGCCTGTTATGAGCGAGCGCGCCAGCAGAATTGCTAAACGTAGACTTGAGAAGTTAGGTGTCAAAATCCGACTCAATACCAAAGTTACAGCTGGCAGATTAGATGAGCTGCGCACCAACGAAGGGCCAATCCCAACTCACGCCATTATCTGGACGGCTGGGGCTATCAACAATCCATTTTTTGCCGATAAGGCGGATGTTTTCCCCGTTGGCGAACGCAACAAAATCAAAGTCAACCAGTATCTACAGATTCGGCCGAGTATTTATGTAATCGGCGATAACGCAGCGACCAAATACTCTGGTCTAGCCTTAACTGCGGTTCAAAATGGCAATTTTGTCTATAAGGACATAACCAGACGACTTAACAACAAAAAAAGAAAAGCTTACAACCCCGCCAAGCCTATCCAAATCGTGCCTATCGGCGACCGCAGCGCCGTGTTGCAATGGGGTCGCCTGACAATTGGCGGCATTTTACCTGCTATTCTGAGGCGCTTCGCTGACTTTATCGGCTACTCCGACCTGATGGGCCCACTTAGAGCGCTCACTATCTGGCGTGCTAGCGATACCACCGAGGATAACTGCCAAACTTGTGCCCGCCGCTAG
- a CDS encoding FAD-binding oxidoreductase: protein MGNLKDEILGLIKGEAEDSPEFKEFYSHDASMFELIPEVVVAPQDSEDVKTLVKYAQEKHKKGQRISLTARSGGTDMSGAAISESVVLDFSKHFTKIGEVTSTSAQVQPGVFYRDFEPLTLQKDAIMPSYPASRDLCTVGGMVANNSGGEKSLRYGKVEKFVNSLKVVFADGNEYEVKPLTKRELEAKIAQGDYEGGIYRKVFELVDKHYDEIQAARPKVSKDSTGYHLWDIWNRETGIFDLCQAIIGSQGTLGLVTDINFKLVPAYKHSGTLVMFLRSIDDLGSLINDVMAHKPATFEGFDNYTLMLSFKLFPLFHKRLGWWGMIKLAIQLIPNAFMLFRGIPKMVMLIEFDGNDPSEVAAKVHALRESLHNYDHESLFEEDETEAKSKKFWIMRRESFKLLRDKVHDKHTAPFMDDLIVRPEFLPEFLPKIRTIIKKYNLLATIAGHMGDGNFHIIPLMNIEREDEKAKLEPAMREINKVVLDYQGSLSGEHNDGMIRGPWLREMYGPKMFKHFKTLKEIFDPNYIFNPHKKTDSDWQYSMKHLREKF from the coding sequence ATGGGCAATCTTAAAGACGAGATATTGGGGTTAATCAAGGGTGAGGCTGAAGACTCGCCTGAGTTCAAAGAATTTTATAGCCATGACGCTAGCATGTTTGAGCTTATCCCAGAGGTCGTAGTAGCGCCGCAGGATAGTGAAGATGTTAAGACTTTGGTAAAGTATGCCCAAGAAAAACACAAGAAGGGTCAACGAATCTCCCTGACAGCTCGAAGCGGCGGGACAGATATGAGCGGTGCAGCCATTTCAGAATCTGTTGTGCTAGATTTTAGCAAACATTTTACTAAAATTGGCGAAGTAACTAGCACTTCCGCGCAGGTACAACCGGGTGTTTTTTATCGAGATTTTGAACCACTGACACTCCAAAAAGACGCAATAATGCCTAGCTATCCGGCTAGTCGAGACCTTTGTACGGTTGGTGGAATGGTAGCTAACAACTCAGGTGGAGAAAAATCGCTTCGATATGGAAAAGTAGAAAAATTTGTAAATTCACTAAAGGTAGTTTTTGCCGACGGCAATGAGTACGAGGTAAAACCACTCACCAAACGTGAGCTGGAAGCCAAAATCGCTCAAGGGGACTACGAGGGCGGAATTTACCGTAAAGTTTTTGAACTTGTTGATAAGCATTATGATGAAATTCAAGCGGCTCGACCAAAAGTTAGCAAAGATTCAACTGGCTATCATTTGTGGGATATTTGGAACCGTGAAACTGGAATTTTTGACCTCTGCCAAGCCATTATCGGTAGTCAAGGTACGCTCGGATTGGTGACAGATATCAACTTCAAGCTTGTGCCGGCTTATAAGCATTCTGGTACTTTAGTTATGTTCCTACGTTCAATTGATGATCTTGGCAGCCTGATAAATGATGTTATGGCGCATAAACCTGCTACTTTTGAAGGCTTTGATAATTACACGTTGATGTTGAGCTTTAAACTCTTCCCGCTTTTTCACAAGCGGCTAGGTTGGTGGGGCATGATCAAGCTAGCAATCCAGCTAATACCTAACGCTTTCATGCTTTTCCGTGGAATACCGAAAATGGTTATGTTGATTGAGTTTGACGGCAACGATCCGAGCGAGGTTGCCGCAAAAGTCCATGCTTTACGGGAATCTTTGCATAATTACGACCACGAAAGCCTGTTCGAGGAAGATGAGACAGAGGCTAAGAGCAAGAAGTTCTGGATAATGCGGCGTGAGAGCTTCAAGTTGCTCCGCGACAAAGTCCACGACAAGCACACGGCGCCGTTTATGGACGATCTAATTGTACGCCCAGAGTTTTTGCCAGAGTTTTTGCCAAAGATCCGTACGATTATCAAAAAGTATAACTTGCTAGCGACCATTGCAGGCCACATGGGAGATGGAAACTTTCATATTATTCCGCTGATGAACATAGAGCGTGAAGATGAAAAAGCCAAACTAGAGCCTGCCATGCGCGAGATAAACAAAGTGGTACTGGACTATCAAGGTTCTCTCAGTGGTGAGCATAATGACGGTATGATTCGTGGGCCGTGGTTACGCGAAATGTATGGACCAAAAATGTTCAAGCATTTTAAAACACTCAAGGAAATATTTGACCCAAACTACATATTTAACCCACACAAAAAGACAGACTCTGACTGGCAATATTCGATGAAGCACCTTCGTGAAAAGTTCTAG